The following is a genomic window from Solanum lycopersicum chromosome 6, SLM_r2.1.
gttatttttcttaaacatCTACTTTTGGAAAATGTGCAAAtggtgataaaaataaaataatagccAGAGTAATCCTATTTGTGCAAATGATCCACTGGATCAATCACCCAGTTTTAATGCAATTGCTAAAGGAGATATGAATAGTCCAGCCCAACAACATCAGGCCCAACTCATTGTACTCTGGATTAGGTTTATCTTGACAGAGATTTTTTACGGTATATAAAGTCGATTTGAGGAATAATTGAAGTTTTTAAAAGGTCAATTTCCCATCAAAAATcaggaaatatatttttaaaactagcAAGTATTAtaaaaagattttcttttttcatatttaacaaataaaaaattccctTCTCTAAATTTCGTTTGATTACATTGACCTTCCttatgatttagaatataaaacttttttttttaacaattctTTAAACGTAAATTTATTAATGTGTAAAAGTTGTAACATATCTAATTTACTATTTTCTAACACCAAAATGCTTTAATTGATTAACTACTATatgatatactcttattagttttattcaaaattgataTATTCTTGTCAGTTTTGCTTGTCTTTCCCTTTTGGgttagtttaatttattattttccctttttttttcattattttttttcctttgggatcattttactaatttcatatttgaccaaatttatttttattcatatttatacgAGTCAATTACAGTTCAATCCGTTTAAGTTCAATTCATTTTCTCAAAAACTTTTTTGATTATTCACAAtgaatttattgattatttcaacttttaacttCTTAACGAATTTGCTATGCCCTCATATACGAGTCAATTACGATTCAATCCgtttaaatttaattcattttcccAAAAACTTTTTTGATTATTCACAAtgaatttattgattatttcaacttttaaaCTTTCTTAACGAATTTGCTATGCCCTCCCCACTTGCTTCTTTGAATTTACAAGTAAGTTGTTActaatttcatttattatagTAAAAACAAATTTTTGGATTAATTGtctttaaaattcttttgatcCATTTGCCTTTGTTATAAATGGAAAAATATACTATGAATATGTATGCCGTACAACTGCGCCCTTTCTTCCTCACGCTACCTAGCCCCACCCCCCTATAAATACACTTCAACCCTTTATCTGTTTTAGGAGTAGTTTTGGTGCAGTACAATGGGGAAGGTAAGGACTTGAAAATTGATTCtcgattttaatttatttttctcattgttCTGTGTCCATGATTTGATAAGGCTAACTGATTTTGTGTGAGGTTTGCAGAATAAGAGCAGCATCAAGAATATTGAAGGCGAGAAGAAGAACGAAGAACAGCACCAGGAGAAGAAGGAAGGAGGAAAGAATGAACAGAACAATCGAAATGTGGTTTTGAAAGTGGAGTTTCATTGCCAAGGTTGCGTCCGTAAGATTCTCAAAACCGTTCGAAGCTTTGAAGGTAGAAATCATTGTTACGTTGCTCTGTTTTGTTTCCAAGTTAGATTTCACACAGATTATTGTGAATGTTGCTCTGTTTCCATCCAAGCTGTGCGGTTCCTTGTCTCTGATTTTTCTAACTTCTGGTTTGTTACGGCTGAAAAAGGCGTGGAGAAGGTGACCTGTGATAGCGAAGCCAATAAGGTGACGGCAATCGGAGAAGTGGATGCATTGAAGCTAAAGGAGAAGTTGGAGCGAAAGATGAACAGGCCTGTACAACTTATCTCTCCTTTACCAAAGGATTGTAAGAAAGAGAAGAAGCAGAATGAAAATGACTCAAAGAGTAGCAAAGGAGACGACAAGAAAACCAAAGAGAAAGAGGTAATGCTCCTATTCTCTGTTCACTATTCTGTACAAACCTGTTTACGTCGTTTTCATTCTGTTGTATTCTGTTTTTGTCTTTTAATGCATTAGGCGCAGTTTAGCCTTTTATGGCTGAGGGATTTATGTGCTTACTGATTAATTCTCCATGTAGCCTCCGGTAACCACTGTGGAACTGAAATTGCATCTACATTGCGAAGGATGCATCCAGAAGATTCAAAAAACAATAACTAAAAACAAAGGTGAGTTTGATTAATCAACATTCTTCTTATTCTCCCCTTTTTACTAACTATAGTTATTTCCACGGGCAATGCAGGTTACAAGGAGATGAAAATTGATCACGAAAAGGAGTTGATGACAGTGACAGGTTCAATGGACATGAAGGAACTGGTAGAGGCACTGAAGAAGCAGCTGAAGAAAGATGTCCAAATTGTCCCGTCAAAGAAGGAAGGAGGAGAGAAGAAAGAAGGCGGAGGTGGAGGGAAGGGAAACGAAAAAGGGAAGGATGGGCAAGGCGGCGGCGGCGGCGGCGGCGGCGAGAAGAGGGAGCAGTATGAGTACCCGGAGCTGGATGCAACTGCAATTCATGCTACTCAGCTTTTCAGTGATGAAAATGCTAATGCTTGCAGTATTATGTGAcagttttagaaaaaaaaatgtggaTGAAAATTGTAAATAACAAAATAGGAAGTTTCGATATCATTATTGTTGAATTGGCTTAATTATGAACACTTCCATACCCTTTTTGCTAGTAAAACTTTTGTATGAATTGTTACTGACATTAGTATTAGTAggagaaatatttttatatttatgttgagtGTATGGAGTACTTGATTTTCTACTGTTCTATTGTCTACTTATGCTCTCATTGGTTCGTTCATTTGGTAGGATTGTTTATGCatttttcaattcaaattactcacaaaatatttaaaaacaacttTAATTTGAGACAAGTTTATGCTAGAAATCTCTATTTTAGAGTGGAGGCAATTGCTTTTGTGTAGACAAAAACAAGGGAGATTAAGATGCAGACAGACTGACTGACGCTTTATTTTCCACTTTCCTTGCCCTATTTTTGTGCAGTCTTTTCAATTGTTGCACTTAATTTTTAACACTTTAAAAATTGGTTGGAACATATTTTCCcaaacaaatatatttgattacattttcttattttaaaatatttaatccaAGCACTCTCATTTTTTCATTACTCACATGACATGTTATGTTCTTACATTTCTatctagtaaaaaaaaaaaagatgacaacataaaaaattacattttagcTTTCCCTTTTGGTTTTAAATGGAgtaaaaaataaccaaataaattaATCGCTGAAAACAGGTatcaatttgaattatttttccaacatgatgtgattattgattatgtgtttttctTGAAACTTACACTGCCTATATATTATGCTGACGAGTTACGTAACAGTAGAAAAGTGGAAAATAATACCAGCCACAGAccattttaaatttgtaatcCTCCTTAATTATCAATGGTCTCAATTACCtgaatttagtttattttattctatGAGGGTGAGCCGTAACTAACATTTTTTATCGACGTGGTATTTTTCTCATATGTCAAATAATCAGTGCGACATTTTCAGTTTTTAGTCAATTTACGCAACTTAAATAAGAAGAGAAATTCTAAAAAGCATCACCGATCAAATTCTCCTGAACTTCAACAGTAAAACTGACACGTGTATCATCTTCTTCCCACAATCTTcttataaatattcatcaaacttCTCCTTCAACACTCAAAACCCTCATACACATCTGATTATTGCAACTTTTTTCcaggttatttttttttggattaaatTGCATATTATTGTAGTTTTTGCTTTCTGATCGgagagtttttcttttcttttctgaaTTGATAGATGGTGTCGGATGCGAGTAAGAAGAGAGAGGCGCAGAAGAAGGCAGCAGCAGCTGCGAAGAGAGGAGGGAAGTCTAAGGCGGCGGTGATGAAGGCGGCAGCGGCTGCAACATCTACTCCGTCGGAGAGTAACGGTGTCGATGAATTGACGAATGGTGTAGGAGAAATTCAGTTGTCTGATCGGACCTGTACCGGCGTTTTATGTTCACATCCACTTTCCAGGGATATTCGGGTTAGTTCCTTTGGGTTTTCTGGAATTGAACTGTTGGATATATTACCTTGTTAAGCGCCGGAAAATCTAGTTTGATAAATAGGGGAAAAGCTTCtgtttaactatatatatatatttaggaaTTGAGAGTATTTCCAAACTATAGTGACTTGAAACTGGAAATATATAAGTGGAAATCATTTCAATCAAGTTAGCAAAATTTTACCTGAATTTTGTAGAAATTGTTACTATTATTGCCCATGAAAATAGTTGAACGATGAATCTAAAAAGatatcatgaaaaaaaatatatatttttttaaaaaaagaagaacataCTAAATTATAAAAACACCAATGATCTGGTCTTGGATGTTTTTTGCAATACACTCTCTAAATACTTGTAGATGATCTTTTTGATTCATGGGTTTATCTCCTTTCGTTATTCGTTATTGCTAACTTAAGACTCCTATGATCCTTTGGTTGTTCATTTCTTTGATCTCCGTTGCACTAGAACAATCACTTGGGTGTTTTTGTGCATAGTGTGATATTCCATATCTTGGTACCTTAATCAGTTTATAGCCGTGGGGCTTTGGTCTAGCGGTAAGAGGGCAAACCACATGTGCGGGTTAGCTGCGTGTAACGGTCTCAAACCATGTGTCACTAGCCCTCAGAGATTTCTCAATTAAGAAGAATCAGTCA
Proteins encoded in this region:
- the LOC101259853 gene encoding heavy metal-associated isoprenylated plant protein 3, which codes for MGKNKSSIKNIEGEKKNEEQHQEKKEGGKNEQNNRNVVLKVEFHCQGCVRKILKTVRSFEGVEKVTCDSEANKVTAIGEVDALKLKEKLERKMNRPVQLISPLPKDCKKEKKQNENDSKSSKGDDKKTKEKEPPVTTVELKLHLHCEGCIQKIQKTITKNKGYKEMKIDHEKELMTVTGSMDMKELVEALKKQLKKDVQIVPSKKEGGEKKEGGGGGKGNEKGKDGQGGGGGGGGEKREQYEYPELDATAIHATQLFSDENANACSIM